One segment of Carya illinoinensis cultivar Pawnee chromosome 1, C.illinoinensisPawnee_v1, whole genome shotgun sequence DNA contains the following:
- the LOC122303737 gene encoding UDP-glycosyltransferase 76B1-like, with protein MENLGGKYNGAMQQRAGRRVVLFPVPLEGHISPMLQLANILYSRGFCITIIHTCFNSPNYSKHTNFTFHSIPDGLLESEASTADIIAFLALLNANCATPFRDCLAKLLSDSSEEPVACMITDAIWHFTQAVADSFKLPRIVLRTSNVSSFLAFGSLLLMQEKGYLPIQESRLEAPWTDHPPLKFKDIPVINTRNPEVFYRVLSDMLKETKVSSGIIWNSLEDLEQSELISFGQDFPIPVFPIGPLHRYFPASSSSLLTQDQSCLSWLNTQARRSVLYASFGSLAAFDGSQFAEIAWGLANSKQPFLWVVRPGLVRGSEWLEALPTGFLEAINGRGHIVTWAPQQEVLAHPATGGFWSHNGWNSTLESICEGVPMICLPNCGDQLVNARYVSHVWKIGIHLENRLERGEIEKAIRRLLLGTEGREMRDRIMDLKEKVHLSLRHGGSSYQALDSLISHISSF; from the exons ATGGAGAACCTCGGAGGAAAGTACAACGGGGCCATGCAACAAAGGGCGGGCCGCCGGGTGGTTCTTTTCCCGGTGCCTTTGGAGGGCCACATAAGCCCCATGCTTCAGCTTGCAAACATCCTCTACTCGAGAGGCTTTTGCATCACCATAATACACACATGCTTCAATTCTCCCAACTATTCCAAGCACACCAACTTCACCTTCCATTCAATTCCCGACGGCTTATTGGAAAGCGAAGCATCCACGGCAGATATCATCGCGTTCCTAGCTCTTCTTAATGCCAACTGTGCCACACCTTTTCGTGATTGCTTGGCCAAGTTGTTGTCCGATTCTTCTGAGGAACCCGTTGCTTGCATGATTACCGATGCCATTTGGCACTTTACCCAAGCAGTTGCCGACAGCTTCAAGCTCCCAAGGATCGTGCTACGGACTAGTAATGTCTCTTCATTTCTCGCTTTCGGCAGCCTCCTACTTATGCAGGAAAAGGGTTACCTCCCCATTCAAG AGTCGCGACTAGAAGCGCCGTGGACAGATCATCCACCACTTAAATTCAAAGACATTCCGGTGATTAACACGCGCAATCCAGAGGTCTTTTATCGAGTATTATCTGACATGTTGAAAGAAACTAAGGTCTCCTCGGGAATAATTTGGAACTCACTTGAAGACCTCGAACAATCCGAGCTGATCTCATTTGGCCAGGATTTTCCCATTCCGGTGTTTCCCATTGGCCCATTACACAGGTACTTTCCAGCCTCGTCAAGTAGCCTACTAACACAAGACCAAAGTTGCCTTTCCTGGCTAAACACACAAGCACGCAGATCAGTACTCTATGCGAGCTTTGGGAGTCTTGCGGCCTTTGATGGATCCCAATTTGCGGAGATAGCTTGGGGGCTAGCCAACAGCAAGCAACCCTTCCTGTGGGTGGTTCGACCGGGGTTAGTCCGTGGCTCAGAGTGGCTTGAAGCATTGCCCACTGGGTTCCTAGAGGCGATCAATGGGAGGGGACACATTGTGACATGGGCTCCACAACAGGAAGTGCTGGCTCATCCTGCCACGGGAGGATTTTGGAGTCACAATGGATGGAATTCGACATTGGAGAGTATATGTGAAGGGGTTCCCATGATTTGTTTGCCTAATTGTGGTGACCAACTGGTAAATGCCAGATACGTGAGCCATGTTTGGAAAATCGGGATCCATTTAGAGAATAGGCTAGAGAGAGGAGAGATAGAGAAGGCAATTAGAAGGCTCCTGCTGGGGACTGAAGGTAGGGAGATGAGAGACAGGATTATGGATCTGAAAGAAAAAGTTCATCTTTCTCTAAGGCATGGGGGTTCTTCGTATCAAGCCCTAGACAGCTTGATCAGTCACATATCTTCGTTCTAG